In Nicotiana tabacum cultivar K326 chromosome 11, ASM71507v2, whole genome shotgun sequence, a single window of DNA contains:
- the LOC107797954 gene encoding nuclear transcription factor Y subunit B-10: MAEPASPGGGGGSHESGGERSPQSNLREQDRYLPIANIGRIMKKALPANGKIAKDSKDTVQECVSEFISFITSEASDKCQKEKRKTINGDDLLSALATLGFEDYIQPLKVYLARYREMEGDAKGSARVGDASVRKDIVGSQLGSNTQFVYEGSFAQGLDYGNSQI; encoded by the exons ATGGCGGAACCGGCGAGTCCAGGCGGCGGCGGCGGAAGCCATGAGAGTGGCGGCGAGCGGAGCCCTCAGTCGAACTTGCGAGAACAAGACAGGTACCTCCCGATCGCTAATATAGGACGCATCATGAAAAAGGCATTGCCTGCTAATGGAAAGATCGCTAAGGATTCTAAGGATACTGTTCAGGAATGCGTCTCTGAGTTCATTAGTTTCATCACTAGCGA aGCAAGTGACAAGTGTCAGAAAGAGAAGAGGAAGACGATTAATGGAGATGATTTGCTATCAGCCCTGGCTACCTTAGGATTTGAGGACTACATTCAGCCACTGAAGGTCTATTTGGCTAGGTACAGAGAG ATGGAG GGAGATGCCAAGGGATCTGCTAGGGTTGGAGATGCATCTGTTAGAAAAGATATAGTTGGAAGTCAGCTTGGCTCCAATACGCAG TTTGTCTATGAAGGCTCTTTTGCACAAGGCTTAGACTATGGAAACTCTCAAATATGA
- the LOC107797953 gene encoding uncharacterized protein LOC107797953 yields the protein MTSSSCRFLFKNGFIPNLAETPSLTTLLEAHQGAYTTTRTHNGGSQLLFWERHMSRLSNSLRILLNSNPELLFSSERCGLPFSLVSTKPTMWDSLVQSLVNDSMRKALPFVLKERRSGEELSITCLVSGNVDSLEEFEGLDEEKISSAFDVYVHVGPYVPPLFGCHENAARLAVVGRGRHAANAKYSDWVRQRKQLEKLRPPSVNELLLSNNGDQILEGCLTNLFVVCRKDVNDDYHKASERGNESTVSVELQTAPLRDGVLPGVLRQVIIDICSRNKIPVREIAPSWSKREMWLEAFITNSLRLLQHVEVIQAPSSWESLEAKTWRDVTWEDKLFEHAPGRITALIQKEIMEMASVEGYPVVLFND from the exons ATGACGAGCAGCAGCTGCAGATTTCTCTTCAAAAATGGCTTTATTCCAAATTTGGCAGAAACCCCATCATTAACAACCTTACTTGAAGCCCATCAAG GTGCATATACAACAACTAGGACTCATAATGGTGGCTCACAGCTATTGTTTTGGGAAAGGCATATGAGCAGACTCTCCAACTCTCTAAGAATTCTTTTAAATTCAAATCCAGAACTTTTATTCAGTTCAGAAAGATGTGGACTCCCTTTTTCCTTAGTATCAACAAAACCAACTATGTGGGATTCATTGGTTCAATCTCTTGTGAATGATTCAATGAGAAAAGCTCTGCCTTTTGTATTGAAAGAAAGGAGAAGTGGGGAGGAATTGTCGATTACTTGTCTTGTCAGTGGAAATGTTGATAGTTTGGAGGAATTTGAGGGTTTAGATGAGGAAAAGATTTCTTCAGCTTTTGATGTATATGTCCATGTTGGTCCCTATGTTCCTCCACTCTTTGGTTGCCATGAAAATGCAGCACGTTTGGCAGTTGTTGGTCGTGGTAGGCATGCAGCAAATGCCAAATACTCAGACTGGGTTAG GCAAAGGAAGCAATTGGAGAAGCTGAGGCCACCTTCTGTCAATGAGCTCCTGTTGTCAAACAACGGTGATCAGATCTTAGAGGGTTGTTTGACAAATCTTTTCGTTGTTTGTCGCAAG GATGTTAACGACGATTATCACAAGGCTAGCGAAAGAGGCAATGAATCTACAGTATCAGTTGAATTGCAAACTGCCCCTCTAAGAGATGGTGTCCTTCCAGGAGTTCTACGCCAAGTAATTATTGA CATATGCTCAAGAAACAAAATCCCGGTCAGAGAAATTGCACCTTCATGGTCAAAGCGTGAAATGTGGCTGGAAGCATTCATTACAA ATAGCTTGAGGCTATTGCAGCATGTGGAAGTTATTCAAGCTCCTAGTTCATGGGAATCGCTTGAAGCAAAAACTTGGAGGGACGTAACATGGGAGGACAAGCTATTTGAG CATGCGCCTGGAAGGATCACTGCACTCATCCAG AAGGAGATTATGGAAATGGCAAGCGTAGAAGGGTATCCAGTGGTTCTATTTAATGACTGA